The following are encoded in a window of Salinibacter ruber DSM 13855 genomic DNA:
- a CDS encoding outer membrane beta-barrel protein, whose amino-acid sequence MRSVVCALVLMGLLAGGTASQAQDTRQYGFTIGVNRVTLQSPASDLGSYFAAVGGGVVRQPLYGPVSAQAELLISQKGTRVDREEGGAIDYGAGYLKLPLLLHLEAPSVQSVVVHGEAGGFGAVKLFERQTPGGDVNLPFDTGRSFYRRLDAGVVAGVGAALPIGGQRLNLTVRRVWGLRDAARDVTDQPFPEASFPAEGKTRAWSLMLRLGL is encoded by the coding sequence ATGCGTTCTGTTGTTTGCGCGTTAGTTCTCATGGGGCTGCTCGCGGGGGGCACTGCGAGTCAGGCCCAGGACACCCGTCAGTACGGGTTCACGATCGGCGTCAACCGGGTGACCCTGCAGTCCCCGGCGTCCGACCTGGGCAGCTATTTTGCCGCGGTCGGCGGGGGCGTGGTGCGCCAGCCCCTGTACGGCCCCGTGTCGGCGCAGGCCGAACTCCTGATCAGCCAGAAGGGCACCCGGGTCGATCGCGAGGAGGGCGGGGCCATCGACTACGGCGCCGGGTACCTCAAACTGCCCCTCCTCCTGCACCTGGAGGCGCCGTCCGTCCAGTCGGTCGTGGTGCACGGGGAGGCCGGTGGGTTCGGGGCCGTCAAGCTGTTTGAGCGGCAGACGCCGGGGGGCGACGTGAACCTGCCCTTCGACACGGGCCGGTCGTTCTACCGCCGCCTCGACGCCGGGGTCGTGGCGGGCGTGGGGGCCGCCCTCCCGATTGGGGGACAGCGGCTCAACCTGACCGTACGCCGGGTGTGGGGGCTGCGGGACGCGGCGCGCGACGTGACGGACCAGCCGTTCCCCGAGGCCTCCTTTCCCGCGGAGGGGAAGACGCGGGCGTGGTCGCTGATGCTGCGCCTCGGCCTTTAG
- the smc gene encoding chromosome segregation protein SMC yields the protein MYLSKLELQGFKSFADETTLTFDPGVTTIVGPNGCGKSNIVDAIRWVIGEQRPTVLRSEKMENLIFNGTADRRPLGMAEVELTIENTDGVLPTEYAEVTIGRRLFRDGTSEYLMNGTTCRLKDITDLFMDTGMAADAYSVIELKMVDELVSGSTEDRRRMFEEAAGITRYKMRRRQALRKLDGTQSDLERIRDLTDEVSTQVERLERQAEKAQRYQEAEAELRRLELLLAQVEFNRLTERQDALQQKETEHAERAAARAEDEEATEARLQELRETLATREATLQERREALQEHRARVRELEAEQRLQRERLTRARNDRDEAQQAQEEARERRRALTDEVERLESALEQARPALDDAEAALDDAREERDAAKAAATDRREDVRERREAAEAAEAEHAEQRRALDQRTNRQELLEDERTRARTQYDDLAETIDGLDARIDEAEADRAAAQEALEEARSARAEAATERDERRAALEAAQDELRELERRRDAAEAEVELLEGLVGSYDEVSDAVQFLAAEELFDDLYTVADVLGCDDDVRVALDAALGALASCVVVPTVDDARAAVARLRDAEKGQTSFLVLDRLPDAPPSVSAPEGAVPLRDVVRTTDPAYAPLADTLLRDCFLVDTLAAAEALAEQTQDAARSVRVFARTGEWVDSTGVLRGGSRQEDVSPAASRLGRREQLARAREQLGDLQAACEEQDEDVAEAEAALNEIDLAGHESAVQEAEATLADAEQRLERLRYERTSTEERRAELQERLDEIEEELTEHEDRVHELREAVEAAEEEMQRRRQERAEAEEALAEAEERERAAVDAFSEAQVAAVEARNRVDNLEQDLERTRDQIDEIDQQTGERTAKIEDLEATIEAALDEQTELDEQIEALREEREDRDESVEAAEAALQETKAEIEEVESRLRSIRQEREAALEQKNEAAVALTKVETRTQDLLDSMAADFDRDLADDPVSVPEAFDESEAQSEVKSLRGTINALGDVNPLALEEYEDEKERLDFLREQKTDLEEAEDTLLDTIQEINTKASERFMETFDEIKESFGTIFTELFGEGASAELQLEDPDDPIDSAIEIVAKPRGKRPVTLDQLSSGEKALTATALLFSIYLVKPSPFCVLDEVDAPLDDANVERFMNLVRRFEDDTQFVLVTHNQRTMDLSDRMYGVTMEEQGVSTLVGVEFDEAAELTE from the coding sequence ATGTACCTCAGCAAACTCGAACTGCAGGGCTTCAAGAGCTTTGCGGATGAGACCACGCTCACGTTCGACCCCGGCGTGACCACCATCGTCGGGCCGAACGGGTGCGGCAAGTCGAACATCGTCGACGCCATCCGCTGGGTCATCGGCGAGCAGCGTCCCACCGTGCTCCGGTCGGAGAAGATGGAGAACCTCATCTTTAACGGCACGGCCGACCGGCGCCCGCTCGGCATGGCGGAGGTGGAGCTGACGATCGAAAACACCGACGGGGTGCTGCCCACGGAGTACGCCGAAGTCACGATCGGCCGCCGCCTCTTCCGCGACGGCACGTCCGAGTACTTGATGAACGGGACCACGTGCCGCCTCAAGGACATCACGGACCTGTTCATGGACACCGGGATGGCGGCGGACGCCTACTCGGTGATCGAGCTGAAGATGGTCGACGAACTGGTGTCCGGCTCCACCGAGGACCGCCGGCGCATGTTTGAGGAGGCGGCCGGCATCACACGCTACAAGATGCGCCGGCGCCAGGCCCTCCGCAAGCTCGACGGCACGCAGTCGGACCTGGAGCGCATCCGCGACCTGACCGACGAGGTGAGCACGCAGGTGGAGCGCCTGGAGCGGCAGGCCGAGAAGGCGCAGCGGTACCAGGAGGCGGAGGCGGAGCTGCGGCGCCTGGAACTGCTGCTCGCGCAGGTGGAGTTCAACCGGCTTACGGAGCGCCAGGACGCGCTCCAGCAGAAAGAGACGGAGCACGCCGAGCGGGCCGCGGCGCGGGCCGAGGACGAGGAGGCGACCGAGGCCCGCCTTCAGGAGCTGCGGGAGACGCTCGCGACCCGGGAGGCCACCCTCCAGGAGCGTCGGGAGGCGCTCCAGGAGCACCGGGCGCGCGTCCGGGAGTTGGAGGCGGAGCAGCGGCTGCAGCGGGAGCGTCTCACCCGGGCCCGCAACGACCGCGACGAGGCGCAACAGGCCCAGGAGGAGGCCCGCGAGCGGCGTAGGGCCCTGACCGACGAGGTGGAGCGCCTGGAGAGCGCCCTGGAGCAGGCCCGTCCCGCCCTCGACGACGCCGAGGCCGCCCTCGATGACGCCCGCGAGGAGCGGGACGCGGCGAAGGCGGCCGCAACCGACCGCCGTGAAGACGTTCGGGAGCGCCGCGAGGCCGCCGAGGCGGCGGAGGCCGAGCACGCCGAGCAGCGCCGGGCGCTCGACCAGCGCACGAACCGGCAGGAGCTTCTGGAGGACGAGCGGACGCGTGCCCGCACCCAGTACGACGACCTGGCGGAGACCATCGATGGGCTCGACGCGCGCATCGACGAGGCGGAGGCGGACCGCGCCGCCGCCCAGGAGGCGCTCGAGGAGGCCCGCTCGGCCCGGGCGGAGGCCGCCACGGAGCGCGACGAGCGGCGGGCCGCCCTGGAAGCGGCGCAGGACGAGCTTCGGGAGCTGGAACGCCGCCGGGACGCCGCCGAGGCGGAGGTCGAACTCCTCGAGGGCCTCGTCGGCAGCTACGACGAGGTTTCGGATGCCGTGCAGTTCCTGGCCGCCGAGGAGCTGTTCGACGACCTCTACACCGTGGCCGACGTGCTCGGGTGCGACGACGACGTCCGCGTGGCGCTCGACGCAGCCCTGGGCGCCCTCGCCTCCTGCGTGGTCGTGCCCACCGTCGACGACGCCCGGGCCGCCGTGGCCCGGCTGCGCGACGCCGAGAAGGGACAGACCTCGTTCCTCGTGCTCGACCGCCTTCCCGACGCGCCGCCGTCCGTGTCGGCGCCCGAGGGCGCGGTGCCCCTCCGAGACGTCGTCCGCACGACGGACCCGGCGTACGCGCCCCTGGCCGACACGCTGCTGCGTGATTGCTTCCTCGTCGACACGCTGGCGGCGGCGGAGGCCCTCGCCGAGCAGACGCAGGACGCGGCCCGGTCGGTGCGGGTGTTTGCCCGCACGGGCGAGTGGGTCGACTCGACCGGTGTCCTTCGGGGGGGGAGCCGGCAGGAGGACGTGTCGCCGGCCGCGAGTCGCCTGGGGCGCCGCGAGCAGTTGGCCCGCGCCCGCGAGCAACTGGGCGACCTGCAGGCGGCCTGCGAGGAGCAGGACGAAGACGTGGCGGAGGCGGAGGCCGCCCTCAACGAGATCGACCTCGCGGGCCACGAGTCTGCGGTACAGGAGGCCGAGGCGACCCTCGCCGACGCCGAGCAGCGCCTGGAGCGGCTCCGCTACGAGCGAACGTCGACCGAGGAGCGGCGCGCCGAGCTGCAAGAGCGCCTCGACGAGATTGAGGAGGAGCTCACCGAGCACGAGGACCGCGTCCACGAGCTGCGGGAGGCGGTGGAGGCCGCCGAGGAAGAGATGCAGCGCCGGCGCCAGGAGCGCGCCGAGGCGGAGGAGGCCCTCGCCGAGGCGGAGGAACGCGAGCGGGCGGCCGTCGACGCCTTCAGCGAGGCGCAGGTGGCGGCCGTCGAGGCCCGGAACCGGGTGGACAACCTGGAGCAGGACCTGGAGCGGACCCGCGACCAGATCGACGAGATCGACCAACAGACCGGCGAGCGCACGGCCAAAATCGAGGACCTGGAGGCGACCATCGAGGCGGCCCTCGACGAGCAGACGGAGCTGGACGAACAGATCGAGGCCCTTCGCGAGGAGCGCGAGGACCGGGACGAGTCCGTGGAGGCGGCCGAAGCGGCGCTCCAGGAGACGAAGGCAGAGATCGAGGAAGTGGAGTCTCGCCTCCGGTCGATCCGGCAGGAGCGCGAGGCGGCCCTGGAGCAGAAAAACGAGGCCGCCGTGGCCCTGACGAAGGTGGAGACCCGCACCCAGGACCTGCTCGACAGCATGGCGGCGGACTTCGACCGGGACCTGGCGGACGACCCGGTGTCGGTGCCCGAGGCGTTCGACGAGAGCGAGGCGCAGTCCGAGGTCAAGAGCCTGCGCGGGACGATCAACGCCCTGGGCGACGTGAATCCCCTCGCGCTTGAGGAGTACGAGGACGAAAAGGAGCGCCTCGACTTTCTGCGGGAGCAGAAGACGGACCTGGAGGAGGCGGAGGACACGCTCCTCGACACCATTCAGGAGATCAACACGAAGGCCTCGGAGCGCTTCATGGAGACCTTCGACGAGATCAAGGAGAGCTTCGGCACCATCTTCACCGAGCTGTTCGGGGAGGGCGCCTCCGCGGAGCTGCAGCTCGAGGACCCGGACGACCCCATCGACTCGGCGATCGAGATCGTGGCCAAGCCACGGGGCAAGCGGCCCGTTACGCTCGACCAGCTGTCCAGCGGCGAGAAGGCCCTCACGGCCACCGCGCTGCTCTTCTCCATCTACCTCGTGAAGCCGAGCCCCTTCTGCGTCCTCGACGAGGTGGACGCGCCGCTCGACGACGCCAACGTGGAGCGCTTCATGAACCTCGTCCGTCGCTTCGAGGACGACACCCAGTTCGTGCTCGTGACCCACAACCAGCGCACGATGGACCTCTCGGACCGCATGTACGGGGTGACGATGGAGGAGCAGGGCGTGTCGACGCTCGTGGGGGTGGAGTTCGACGAGGCCGCGGAGCTGACCGAGTAG
- a CDS encoding mechanosensitive ion channel family protein: protein MDALLTEALNVLRRTGLDAVLILAGAAVLGGLVYGAVHRGLRALTRGLEGTLPLRGALLRWTRGPLRVLAPVACVYLALPAVRASFADTTQAVLDNGLQGLFVVGVAWALIAVLYAVEEAVSERYKTDVPDNLEARKIITQTRILRRIAATAIVVIAGGIVLMQYDPLRELGTGILASAGIVGIVVGVAAQRTLSDLIAGIQIALTQPIRVEDVVIVEGEFGWIEEITLTYVVVRVWDRRRIVLPITHFLEQPFQNWTRTSADLIGTVFLYLDYTVPVEELRDELRRIVEASEHWDGDVVGLQMTDASERTVTLRATASAKDASTLWSLRCEIRERLVAYIREHHPDALPALRTRLDGPGEGERPARGGDA from the coding sequence ATGGATGCGTTGCTTACGGAGGCGCTGAATGTGTTGCGCCGCACCGGTCTCGACGCCGTGCTGATCCTCGCGGGGGCCGCCGTGCTGGGAGGGCTCGTCTACGGCGCGGTGCACCGCGGCCTCCGGGCCCTCACGCGGGGGCTGGAGGGGACGCTCCCCCTGCGCGGGGCGCTCCTCCGATGGACCCGCGGGCCACTCCGCGTGCTGGCGCCCGTGGCGTGCGTCTACCTGGCGCTTCCTGCCGTCCGCGCGTCCTTCGCCGATACGACCCAGGCGGTGCTCGACAACGGGCTGCAGGGCCTGTTCGTCGTGGGGGTGGCCTGGGCGCTAATCGCGGTGCTGTACGCCGTGGAGGAGGCGGTCTCGGAGCGGTACAAAACGGACGTGCCGGACAACCTGGAGGCCCGGAAGATCATCACGCAGACGCGCATCCTCCGCCGGATCGCCGCGACGGCCATCGTGGTCATTGCGGGTGGCATTGTGCTCATGCAGTACGATCCCCTCCGGGAACTGGGCACCGGCATCCTGGCGTCGGCGGGCATCGTGGGCATCGTCGTCGGCGTCGCGGCCCAGCGCACGCTCAGCGACCTCATTGCCGGCATTCAGATTGCACTCACCCAGCCCATCCGGGTCGAGGACGTGGTCATCGTGGAGGGCGAGTTTGGGTGGATCGAAGAAATCACGCTGACCTACGTCGTGGTGCGGGTGTGGGACCGGCGGCGCATCGTCCTCCCCATTACGCACTTTTTGGAGCAGCCCTTTCAGAATTGGACCCGCACCTCGGCGGACCTCATCGGGACGGTCTTTTTGTACCTCGACTACACGGTGCCGGTGGAGGAGCTGCGCGACGAGCTCCGGCGCATCGTGGAGGCGTCGGAGCACTGGGACGGGGACGTGGTGGGGCTGCAGATGACCGACGCCTCCGAGCGCACCGTCACGCTGCGGGCCACCGCAAGCGCCAAGGACGCGTCCACGCTGTGGAGCCTGCGCTGCGAGATCCGCGAGCGGCTCGTGGCCTACATCCGCGAGCACCATCCCGACGCCCTGCCGGCGCTGCGCACGCGGCTCGATGGGCCGGGGGAGGGCGAACGCCCGGCCAGGGGCGGAGATGCATAG